In Mycobacterium sp. Aquia_216, a genomic segment contains:
- a CDS encoding nitroreductase family deazaflavin-dependent oxidoreductase yields the protein MSNLTTLERLFLAPLLRIHDSLYRKTDGRIGHHVPGMPDSLLLHTVGAKTGQQRSSTLTYAKDGDSYLVVASYGGSDSAPGWYHNLRKRPECEINLGSKRIPVTARSITPDDSDYARLWEIVNKNNANRYKGYQSRTSRPIPIVALTPA from the coding sequence ATGAGCAACCTCACGACGCTGGAACGGCTTTTCCTCGCCCCGCTGCTGCGCATCCACGACTCGCTGTACCGGAAAACCGATGGCCGGATCGGGCACCACGTACCCGGGATGCCGGACAGCTTGCTGTTGCACACGGTCGGCGCCAAGACCGGTCAGCAGCGCTCTTCCACCTTGACCTACGCCAAGGATGGCGACTCGTACCTGGTTGTCGCGTCCTACGGCGGCAGCGACAGCGCCCCCGGCTGGTATCACAACCTACGCAAGCGTCCGGAGTGCGAAATCAACCTCGGCTCCAAACGAATCCCGGTCACCGCGCGCAGCATCACTCCGGACGACTCCGACTATGCGCGGCTTTGGGAGATCGTCAACAAGAACAACGCCAACCGGTACAAGGGTTATCAGAGCCGGACGTCGCGGCCCATCCCGATCGTCGCGCTGACCCCTGCCTAG
- a CDS encoding FAD-binding protein encodes MTEVLISGASVAGTALAYWLGRHGYSVTVVERHPGLRPGGQAIDVRGPALTVLDRMGLLDAAADRKTNIRGSSVVDGDGNELSRDTESTPTGGPIDNPDIELLRDDLVELLYEATQPATEYLFDDTITAVDNRGLAVDVTFERAPARSFDLVIGADGLHSNVRRLVFGPEERFIKRLGTHAAIFTVPNFLDLDFWQMWHYGDTTMAGVYSARNNTEARAMLGFMDTELRIDYRDTEAQFAEVEQRMSGDGWVRPQLLKFMRDAPDFYYDEMAQIVMDHWSIGRVALVGDAAYCCSPLSGQGTSVALLGAYILAGELKRATVIDGVDHGLAFINYFKRFHGYTERTQFLATDNIPGGAPISQEQFEAVVNSITLTNY; translated from the coding sequence GTGACCGAGGTACTGATTTCCGGCGCCAGCGTAGCCGGTACAGCGTTGGCGTATTGGCTTGGGCGGCATGGCTATTCGGTTACGGTCGTGGAGCGGCACCCCGGGCTTCGCCCGGGCGGGCAGGCGATCGATGTGCGGGGCCCGGCGCTGACGGTGCTGGACCGGATGGGTCTGCTGGACGCCGCCGCGGACCGCAAGACGAACATTCGCGGTTCCTCCGTCGTCGATGGCGACGGCAACGAGCTGTCCCGCGACACCGAGTCGACGCCCACCGGCGGTCCCATCGACAACCCCGACATCGAGCTGCTGCGCGATGACTTGGTCGAGTTGCTTTACGAGGCAACCCAGCCCGCGACCGAATACCTCTTCGACGACACCATCACCGCGGTGGACAACCGCGGCCTGGCGGTCGATGTGACGTTTGAACGTGCGCCCGCCCGCAGCTTCGACCTGGTGATCGGGGCCGACGGCTTGCACTCCAACGTGCGCCGACTGGTGTTCGGTCCCGAGGAGCGATTCATCAAAAGGCTGGGAACGCACGCCGCGATCTTCACCGTGCCCAACTTCCTGGACCTCGACTTCTGGCAGATGTGGCACTACGGGGACACCACGATGGCCGGGGTCTACAGCGCCCGCAACAACACCGAGGCGCGCGCCATGTTGGGCTTCATGGACACCGAACTGCGTATCGACTATCGCGACACCGAAGCCCAGTTCGCCGAGGTGGAGCAGCGGATGTCCGGTGACGGCTGGGTGCGCCCGCAACTGCTGAAGTTCATGCGCGACGCGCCGGATTTCTACTACGACGAGATGGCGCAGATCGTGATGGATCACTGGTCGATCGGGCGGGTGGCGCTGGTGGGCGACGCCGCGTACTGCTGCTCGCCGCTGTCGGGCCAGGGGACCAGTGTCGCGCTGCTAGGCGCATACATCCTGGCCGGCGAACTCAAACGCGCCACCGTAATCGATGGGGTCGACCACGGGCTCGCCTTTATCAACTATTTCAAGCGCTTTCACGGCTACACCGAGCGCACCCAATTTCTGGCCACCGACAACATTCCCGGCGGCGCCCCGATATCGCAGGAGCAGTTCGAAGCGGTCGTCAACTCGATCACGCTGACCAACTACTAG
- a CDS encoding bifunctional diguanylate cyclase/phosphodiesterase gives MKRWTGTPWQRFGLSTGVGWLVVWGYTAAAALIAAAATWEWTGAYATKPVDEVVTLACLLAAAAAAGYAARFAVGRRRVGWLAMVVALLGWATGEVIWAVYDVRPDLEHATHPAAAEIVLLCWPIGAMASLLLLSHLNRHSQRRLMLDGLILATSLFVVSWVFVLDQQLREGSGSQLATVAEIFNDVAILTTALLMLSRGQPGERPSRSLVACGAATISVADIATVFDTGIGSYHVSALGDLGRVVGLGMIALAALSSVNESPAAVAPPRSVVFSRALLTLPYVPLLLAAAVGLGHAVNLMAHGPMLFALGILAAAVLARQFLVLVENQKLLAEVAREAFRDSLTGLANRAHFLHRLETAVAARHPDSPPIAVLCLDLDNFKAVNDGLGHPAGDELLVRVAGRITAAVHDGGVIARVGGDEFAVLLECSVEESQAAAHDILEAFSAPIVIEGVPVTVRPSIGFTVATGESRCAVDQLLRHADLAMYTAKREGGQRIRSFLPDLPFSYTFPRSADSLVSASPDKSADWAPISAAATGQPAAARASAVARATQTESKPAASTADRRRDSPDFQWPMPIRIAMAILAIGVIGFTAISAFGSPADATGAVAKYLYAALNLLAAGLIALRAYRVTADRLAWSLIAAGMACSAIGDVVYALRVPDGQSPSAADPEYLAFYPLAYVGLLLLIRARLASTPIPIRFDPLVCGLAVAALAVALRAGPFHAAATRAPQTVLVGLIYPWGDLVLLTLAAAMLPIVFLCNESRWILLVAGLIGFAVADTVYLVETAGGSYRVGSTLDAVWPTSSLLLAVAGWAPRSSAAPMRRRGFGSYAVPVACAVVALVVAVWDQNSRFAATLAGLSLITVAVRFALTFRDVSMMADSYKHAMIDELTMLPNRRSLATALTALPGYEVAGPEPMPTVSSHTALLLVNLYGLQEINDSIDRHLSNELLRNIANRLAGGLRHADLLTRVGDDEFAILLTKGADLPGARAQAGIVLEALREPFALDPITLRVDACVAIALCPDHCEHPQELLSRAETALPQAKSALSRIAVYDATFEVHRESDSNLIEQLHSALLEGDEPTLYYQPKINASDGSVHSVEALLRWEHPTRGLLRPEEFLAAAERAGLMRKVANRALAIALKQIRDWRDEGIASSVAVNLATTNLLDLELVGTIEWLLRTHDLPANALIVEITESALVDSLRSRNTVAELQRLGVRISLDDYGTGWSSLARLQDVSVDELKLDRIFVARLAQDARSVAIVRSTVALADSLGADLVAEGVEDEVTLSALRRFGCAITQGFVHTAPLRPDDLEDWITTHVPHPHSSQSEPATVTD, from the coding sequence ATGAAGCGCTGGACGGGGACTCCGTGGCAGCGATTCGGGCTGTCCACTGGCGTGGGCTGGCTCGTGGTCTGGGGGTACACCGCGGCGGCGGCGCTGATCGCGGCCGCGGCGACCTGGGAATGGACGGGCGCCTACGCGACCAAGCCGGTCGACGAAGTTGTCACGCTGGCGTGCTTGCTGGCCGCGGCGGCAGCTGCCGGCTATGCGGCTCGTTTCGCCGTCGGGCGCCGCAGAGTCGGTTGGCTGGCGATGGTGGTGGCCCTCCTGGGCTGGGCGACCGGCGAGGTCATCTGGGCGGTCTACGACGTGCGCCCGGACCTGGAACACGCCACCCATCCGGCCGCGGCGGAGATCGTGCTGCTGTGCTGGCCGATTGGCGCCATGGCGTCGTTGCTGCTGCTTTCTCACCTGAATCGGCACAGCCAACGGCGACTGATGCTTGACGGTCTCATCCTGGCCACCTCCCTGTTCGTGGTCTCCTGGGTGTTCGTCCTGGATCAACAGCTGCGCGAAGGCAGTGGCTCGCAACTCGCGACGGTCGCGGAGATTTTCAACGATGTCGCGATCTTGACGACAGCCCTGCTGATGTTGTCCCGGGGCCAGCCCGGGGAGCGGCCGTCCAGGAGCCTGGTGGCCTGCGGAGCCGCGACAATCAGCGTCGCCGACATCGCGACGGTCTTCGATACCGGGATAGGCAGCTACCACGTCAGCGCGCTGGGCGACCTGGGCCGAGTCGTCGGGCTCGGAATGATCGCGCTGGCCGCCCTGTCCAGCGTCAACGAATCCCCGGCGGCGGTGGCGCCCCCACGGAGTGTGGTTTTCTCGCGCGCCCTGTTGACGTTGCCCTACGTACCGTTGCTGCTGGCGGCGGCGGTCGGGCTGGGCCACGCGGTAAACCTGATGGCGCACGGGCCGATGCTCTTCGCCCTCGGGATCCTCGCCGCCGCGGTGCTCGCTCGGCAATTCCTTGTGCTCGTCGAAAACCAGAAGTTGTTGGCCGAAGTGGCCAGGGAAGCGTTTCGGGACAGCCTGACCGGTCTGGCCAACCGAGCTCATTTCCTGCATCGACTCGAAACCGCCGTCGCCGCAAGACATCCCGACAGCCCACCGATTGCGGTGCTGTGTCTCGACCTCGACAACTTCAAGGCGGTCAACGACGGCTTAGGCCACCCGGCCGGAGACGAACTCCTGGTCCGGGTCGCCGGACGGATCACTGCTGCGGTGCACGACGGCGGCGTCATTGCCCGCGTTGGCGGTGATGAATTCGCGGTGCTGCTCGAGTGTTCCGTCGAGGAGTCGCAAGCGGCCGCGCATGACATTCTCGAGGCGTTCAGCGCACCGATCGTGATCGAAGGCGTACCCGTTACAGTCCGGCCGAGCATCGGCTTCACCGTGGCCACTGGCGAGTCGAGGTGCGCGGTCGACCAGCTTCTCCGGCATGCAGACCTGGCCATGTACACCGCCAAACGAGAAGGCGGCCAACGTATCCGCAGCTTCCTGCCGGATCTTCCATTCTCCTACACGTTCCCGCGGTCGGCCGACTCGCTGGTGTCGGCCTCCCCCGACAAATCGGCGGACTGGGCGCCCATTTCGGCGGCCGCCACGGGCCAGCCAGCCGCTGCGCGCGCATCCGCTGTGGCACGCGCCACGCAGACAGAGTCAAAACCCGCCGCATCGACAGCTGACCGGCGGCGGGATTCGCCCGACTTCCAGTGGCCGATGCCAATCCGGATCGCCATGGCAATTCTGGCAATTGGCGTGATCGGTTTCACCGCGATCAGCGCTTTTGGTTCACCTGCCGATGCCACCGGAGCCGTCGCCAAGTACTTGTACGCGGCGTTGAACCTGTTGGCAGCCGGGCTGATTGCCCTGCGCGCTTACCGCGTCACAGCCGATCGTCTGGCCTGGTCTTTGATCGCGGCCGGCATGGCATGCTCGGCGATCGGGGATGTCGTCTATGCACTGCGGGTGCCCGACGGGCAGTCTCCCTCCGCCGCCGACCCGGAGTACCTCGCGTTCTATCCACTTGCCTACGTCGGGCTGCTGCTGCTCATCCGGGCGCGCCTGGCCTCGACGCCGATTCCGATCCGTTTCGATCCGCTGGTATGCGGTTTGGCCGTGGCCGCGCTGGCCGTGGCGCTGCGGGCCGGCCCCTTCCATGCGGCCGCGACTCGCGCACCACAAACCGTTCTTGTTGGCCTGATCTATCCATGGGGTGATCTGGTCTTGTTGACTCTGGCCGCCGCAATGTTGCCAATAGTCTTCTTGTGCAACGAATCACGTTGGATTCTGCTCGTTGCGGGTTTGATCGGATTCGCGGTCGCGGACACGGTCTACCTCGTCGAGACCGCCGGGGGCTCATACCGAGTCGGCAGCACGCTGGATGCCGTGTGGCCCACGTCGTCGCTCCTGCTGGCGGTGGCCGGCTGGGCACCCAGGTCATCGGCAGCCCCGATGCGCAGGCGCGGATTTGGCTCCTATGCGGTGCCGGTAGCGTGCGCAGTGGTCGCGCTCGTCGTTGCCGTCTGGGATCAAAACTCGCGCTTCGCAGCAACTCTGGCCGGACTGAGCCTGATCACGGTAGCCGTGCGATTTGCACTCACCTTCCGCGATGTCAGCATGATGGCCGACAGTTACAAGCACGCCATGATCGACGAGTTGACCATGCTGCCCAACCGGCGGTCACTGGCGACGGCCCTGACCGCGTTGCCCGGCTACGAGGTGGCGGGGCCCGAGCCGATGCCCACAGTGTCGTCGCACACAGCGCTGCTGTTGGTGAATCTCTATGGGCTTCAAGAGATCAACGATTCGATCGATCGCCATCTCAGCAACGAGCTGTTGCGCAACATCGCGAATCGGCTTGCGGGCGGCCTGCGACACGCGGATCTACTCACCCGAGTGGGCGACGACGAATTCGCGATCCTGCTTACCAAGGGGGCGGACCTCCCCGGCGCACGGGCCCAGGCGGGCATTGTGCTCGAAGCCCTGCGTGAACCATTCGCGCTGGATCCGATCACTCTGCGAGTCGACGCGTGTGTCGCTATTGCGCTGTGCCCCGACCATTGCGAGCATCCGCAAGAGCTGCTGAGCCGCGCCGAGACGGCGCTTCCGCAAGCTAAATCCGCCCTTAGCAGGATCGCGGTCTATGACGCGACGTTCGAGGTGCATCGCGAAAGCGACTCCAACCTCATCGAGCAGTTGCACAGCGCGTTGCTGGAGGGTGACGAGCCGACGTTGTATTACCAGCCGAAGATCAACGCGAGCGACGGCAGTGTGCACAGCGTCGAGGCACTGCTGCGCTGGGAGCACCCCACTCGTGGATTGCTGCGGCCCGAGGAATTCCTGGCCGCCGCCGAGCGCGCCGGGCTGATGCGCAAGGTAGCCAATCGAGCGCTGGCGATCGCGCTCAAGCAGATCAGAGACTGGCGTGACGAGGGCATTGCCTCGTCCGTCGCGGTGAACCTGGCGACGACGAACCTGCTTGATCTCGAACTTGTGGGCACGATCGAATGGCTGCTGCGGACGCATGACTTGCCCGCGAACGCCCTGATCGTCGAGATCACGGAAAGCGCCCTGGTCGACTCGCTGCGATCCCGCAACACGGTGGCCGAACTGCAGCGCCTCGGCGTTCGCATCTCGCTCGACGACTATGGCACCGGCTGGTCGTCGCTGGCACGCTTGCAGGACGTTTCGGTCGACGAGCTCAAGCTCGACAGAATCTTCGTGGCGCGACTTGCTCAAGACGCACGATCGGTCGCCATTGTGCGGTCCACGGTCGCGCTGGCGGACAGCCTCGGCGCCGACCTCGTCGCCGAGGGAGTCGAAGACGAGGTCACATTGAGCGCACTGCGGCGGTTCGGCTGCGCTATCACCCAGGGCTTCGTGCACACCGCGCCGCTGCGACCTGATGACCTGGAGGACTGGATCACTACCCACGTGCCGCATCCCCATTCGAGTCAATCCGAACCGGCGACCGTAACCGACTGA
- a CDS encoding amidase has product MDARDIAFAGAGALAQMLADGELGAVDLLEVYLERIARLDSDLRCYRVVLSDSAREEAYAAQELLDAGERQPLLGVPIAIKDDVDVAGEVTACGSGGHGPPVTSDAEAVRRLRAAGAVIIGKTNVPELMIFPFTESLSFGATRNPWNLGRSPGGSSGGSGAAVAAGLAALALGSDGGGSIRVPSSWCGLFGVKPQRDRVSLEPHDDAWYGLSVNGPIARSVLDAAIFLDATSTVPGPEGEFVAAATREPGKLRIALSTKIPTLPQRVGREELAAVEAAGALLRDLGHDVITADPKYPLASLYANFLPRYLRGISDDADAQAHPERLEARTRTLARMGSFLSDRRMEAVRAAEERVNATIQSIFDDVDVVITPGTADGPSRIGAYRRRGAVSTLLAVSQQVPYFAPWNVTGQPAAVVPWDFDGDGLPLSVQLVGRPFDEATLLSLSAQIEAARPWAHRRPPVS; this is encoded by the coding sequence GTGGACGCACGCGATATCGCATTCGCCGGTGCGGGCGCACTGGCACAGATGCTCGCCGACGGTGAACTCGGCGCTGTCGACCTACTTGAGGTCTACCTGGAACGGATCGCGCGCCTGGACAGCGACCTGCGCTGCTACCGCGTGGTGCTGTCCGACAGCGCCCGCGAGGAAGCCTATGCCGCCCAGGAACTGCTCGACGCCGGTGAGCGGCAGCCACTGCTGGGCGTGCCGATCGCGATCAAAGACGACGTCGACGTCGCCGGTGAGGTGACGGCATGCGGCAGCGGCGGACACGGTCCGCCGGTGACCTCCGACGCGGAAGCGGTCCGCCGGTTGCGCGCGGCCGGCGCGGTCATCATCGGCAAGACGAATGTGCCCGAGCTGATGATCTTTCCGTTCACCGAGTCGCTGTCGTTCGGCGCGACCCGCAACCCGTGGAACCTCGGGCGCAGCCCGGGCGGCAGCAGCGGCGGTAGCGGGGCGGCGGTCGCCGCCGGGCTGGCCGCGCTGGCGCTGGGATCCGATGGCGGCGGCTCGATTCGTGTGCCGTCGTCCTGGTGTGGTCTGTTCGGCGTGAAGCCGCAACGCGATCGCGTCTCGCTGGAACCGCACGACGACGCCTGGTACGGACTGAGTGTCAACGGCCCGATCGCACGATCGGTGCTCGACGCGGCGATTTTTCTCGACGCCACTTCGACGGTGCCCGGCCCCGAAGGGGAATTCGTCGCCGCCGCGACGCGGGAGCCCGGCAAACTGCGAATTGCATTGAGCACCAAGATCCCAACGCTTCCGCAGCGGGTGGGGCGCGAAGAGTTGGCGGCTGTCGAGGCGGCCGGTGCGTTGCTGCGCGACTTGGGCCATGACGTCATCACGGCCGACCCCAAGTATCCGCTGGCCTCGTTGTACGCGAACTTCCTGCCCCGCTATCTGCGCGGCATCAGCGACGACGCCGACGCGCAGGCTCACCCGGAACGGCTCGAAGCCCGCACCCGCACCTTGGCGCGCATGGGGTCGTTCTTGTCGGACCGAAGGATGGAAGCCGTGCGAGCCGCCGAGGAGCGGGTGAACGCGACGATCCAGTCGATCTTCGACGACGTCGACGTCGTCATCACACCGGGCACCGCGGACGGCCCGTCGCGTATCGGTGCCTACCGGCGCCGCGGCGCGGTGTCGACGCTGCTGGCGGTTTCCCAGCAGGTTCCGTACTTCGCGCCCTGGAACGTGACCGGCCAGCCGGCCGCGGTGGTGCCATGGGATTTCGACGGCGACGGCCTGCCGTTGTCAGTACAGCTCGTCGGCCGGCCGTTCGATGAGGCGACGCTGTTGTCGCTGTCCGCGCAGATCGAAGCGGCGCGACCGTGGGCCCACCGCCGGCCGCCGGTGTCATAG
- a CDS encoding DNA-deoxyinosine glycosylase — protein sequence MTAPLLHGFPPVVDDRARMIILGSFPSAQSLVAGQYYANPRNAFWPIAGDLFGFDANAPYESRLAALRAHGVALWDVLHACRRAGSADAAIDPKSLVVNDFAGLFVDYPTITRVYFNGAKAAGLYRKLAPANDRLEFQRLPSSSPAHAMRAGTKLTAWRATFAPTGSAATGAPPACGGPGEPGRRPTTRL from the coding sequence ATGACCGCGCCGCTCCTGCATGGCTTCCCACCCGTCGTCGACGACCGCGCCAGGATGATTATCCTGGGCTCGTTCCCGAGCGCCCAGTCGCTGGTGGCAGGGCAATACTACGCGAATCCACGAAATGCGTTCTGGCCCATTGCCGGTGACCTTTTCGGATTCGACGCGAACGCGCCCTACGAATCTCGCCTCGCGGCTTTGCGCGCACACGGCGTGGCACTGTGGGATGTGCTGCACGCATGTCGCCGAGCCGGTAGCGCGGACGCCGCGATCGATCCGAAAAGCTTGGTGGTCAACGACTTTGCCGGGCTGTTCGTCGACTACCCGACCATCACGCGGGTTTACTTCAACGGCGCCAAAGCGGCCGGCCTGTATCGCAAGCTGGCGCCTGCGAATGACCGACTCGAATTCCAGCGGCTGCCATCGAGCAGCCCCGCGCATGCAATGCGGGCCGGAACCAAGCTGACCGCATGGCGTGCGACTTTCGCGCCGACCGGGAGCGCGGCAACGGGGGCACCTCCCGCCTGCGGGGGACCGGGCGAACCGGGTCGGCGCCCGACCACCCGCCTATGA
- a CDS encoding HIT family protein, translated as MTCVFCAIAAGEAPAIRIYEDDGYLAILDIRPFTRGHTLVIPKQHSVDLTDTPAQTLAEMITIGQRIARAARATKLADATNIGINDGSAAFQTVFHIHLHVLPRRNGDKLSVAKGVLLRRDPDREATGQILRDALARIDANQ; from the coding sequence ATGACCTGCGTGTTCTGTGCGATCGCCGCCGGGGAAGCTCCGGCCATCCGGATTTACGAAGACGACGGCTACCTGGCGATCCTCGACATCCGCCCGTTCACGCGCGGCCACACCCTGGTGATCCCCAAACAGCACAGCGTCGATCTGACCGACACCCCGGCACAGACGCTGGCCGAAATGATCACCATCGGCCAGCGGATCGCACGCGCCGCCCGGGCGACGAAACTGGCCGACGCGACAAATATCGGGATCAACGACGGTAGCGCGGCGTTCCAGACGGTGTTCCACATCCACCTGCACGTGCTGCCCCGCCGCAACGGCGACAAGCTGTCGGTGGCCAAGGGGGTGTTGCTACGCCGGGACCCGGACCGGGAAGCCACCGGGCAGATCCTGCGCGACGCGCTAGCACGCATCGACGCCAATCAGTAG
- a CDS encoding uracil-DNA glycosylase yields MQDVHVLVHPNTGLAFDSPVPPGTGWPGDPATPLTPQAVDAAQVRALAGAARSIPELDAVVSVCRACPRLVTWREDVAVAKRRAFADQPYWGRPVTGWGSPRPRLFIVGLAPAAHGANRTGRMFTGDRSGDQLYAALHRAGLVNQPTSVDAADGLAAKQIRISAPVRCAPPANAPTPAERDTCWPWLEAEWRLVSEHVRTIVALGGFGWQIALRLPGGTEMRAMRGMRKPRFGHGVVAELPSGVRLLGCYHPSQQNMFTGRLTPAMLDDIFIEAKRLAGIK; encoded by the coding sequence ATGCAGGATGTTCATGTGCTTGTTCATCCGAATACCGGATTGGCATTCGATTCACCGGTTCCTCCCGGCACCGGGTGGCCCGGCGACCCGGCCACACCGCTTACCCCGCAGGCCGTCGACGCCGCGCAGGTTCGCGCGCTGGCCGGTGCGGCCCGCTCGATTCCGGAACTGGACGCCGTGGTCAGCGTCTGTCGCGCCTGCCCTCGGCTGGTCACCTGGCGAGAAGATGTTGCCGTCGCCAAACGGCGAGCCTTCGCCGACCAGCCGTATTGGGGCCGGCCGGTTACCGGCTGGGGATCGCCGCGGCCGCGACTTTTCATCGTCGGGTTAGCGCCGGCCGCGCACGGCGCCAACCGGACCGGGCGGATGTTCACCGGTGATCGGTCCGGGGACCAGCTGTACGCGGCTCTGCACCGGGCCGGGCTGGTGAACCAGCCGACCAGCGTGGATGCCGCGGACGGGTTGGCGGCCAAGCAGATTCGGATCTCCGCCCCGGTACGGTGTGCGCCTCCGGCCAACGCCCCGACGCCCGCGGAGCGCGACACCTGTTGGCCCTGGCTGGAAGCCGAATGGCGGTTGGTGTCCGAGCACGTCCGCACCATCGTGGCCCTGGGTGGGTTCGGCTGGCAGATCGCGCTGCGGCTGCCGGGCGGCACGGAGATGCGAGCGATGCGGGGGATGCGCAAGCCGCGGTTCGGCCATGGCGTCGTCGCCGAGCTGCCGTCCGGGGTGCGCTTGCTGGGTTGCTACCACCCCAGCCAGCAAAACATGTTCACCGGTAGGCTGACTCCGGCAATGCTCGACGACATCTTCATTGAGGCCAAGAGGCTGGCAGGGATTAAGTGA
- a CDS encoding LLM class flavin-dependent oxidoreductase, with the protein MRLSVLDLVPVRTDQSTGDALAATVQLAQAADRLGFTRYWVAEHHNMPSVGATSPPVLLAYLAAQTARLRLGSGGVMLPNHAPLAVAEQFALLEAAAPGRIDLGIGRAPGSDPVTSYALRGARDDRDIENFPEYLDDVAALMSARGVLVPLRSGDYRLKATPAAVSEPRLWLLGSSMYSARLAAAKGLPYVFAHHFSGQGTEEALQVYRSRFVPSTLTAEPVTFLTVNAAVAETRDEATALMLPNLQMMARLRTGQPLGPLPLVEEAQVAELTAPQQHIVDSGLHRAVLGTPAQAAEQLRSLAEQFGVDEVMVNPVASARRGTDPAAAPARVTTLELLAKELF; encoded by the coding sequence GTGCGTCTTTCCGTCCTCGATCTCGTCCCGGTACGCACCGACCAGTCGACCGGCGACGCGCTGGCAGCCACGGTGCAGCTGGCGCAGGCCGCGGACCGGTTGGGTTTCACCCGCTACTGGGTCGCGGAACACCACAACATGCCTTCGGTGGGCGCGACCAGTCCTCCGGTGCTTCTTGCCTACCTCGCGGCGCAGACGGCGCGCCTGCGACTCGGGTCCGGCGGCGTGATGCTGCCCAACCACGCGCCGCTGGCGGTCGCCGAGCAGTTCGCCCTGCTGGAAGCCGCCGCCCCGGGCCGAATCGACTTGGGCATCGGCCGGGCGCCCGGCTCCGACCCGGTGACGTCCTATGCATTGCGCGGTGCCCGCGACGATCGGGACATCGAGAACTTTCCCGAGTATCTCGACGACGTGGCGGCCCTGATGAGTGCGCGCGGCGTGCTGGTTCCGCTGCGCTCGGGCGACTACCGGCTCAAGGCCACCCCCGCCGCTGTCAGCGAACCGCGGCTCTGGCTGCTGGGCTCGTCGATGTATTCGGCGCGGTTGGCCGCCGCCAAGGGTCTGCCCTACGTGTTCGCACATCACTTCTCCGGCCAGGGAACTGAAGAGGCGCTGCAGGTCTACCGCTCGCGGTTTGTGCCCAGCACATTGACCGCCGAGCCCGTGACGTTCTTGACGGTGAACGCTGCGGTAGCCGAAACACGAGACGAGGCAACGGCATTGATGCTGCCCAACTTGCAGATGATGGCGCGGCTACGGACCGGGCAGCCGCTGGGTCCGCTCCCGCTGGTGGAGGAGGCCCAAGTCGCGGAACTGACGGCGCCGCAACAGCACATCGTCGACAGCGGGCTGCACCGTGCCGTGCTGGGTACTCCGGCGCAGGCCGCCGAGCAGCTGCGCTCGCTTGCCGAGCAGTTCGGCGTCGACGAGGTGATGGTGAATCCGGTCGCGTCCGCCCGCCGCGGCACCGATCCCGCCGCTGCCCCGGCGCGCGTGACAACGCTGGAGCTGCTGGCCAAGGAATTGTTCTAG